The region tcaaacaGATCAAATGGTTGGAGACACGCCAccacatcaccggagccctagctaTGGTTGTCTTAtctggtggacctcaccagactgaTCCATCCTCAACCaaacaaaaaatgaaaaacaaagatactatttcaaaggaaaaatgctcaggagctcgaatctaaTCTCAAATTTGtcaaattccaagtatattaaaagatacgAGGATTTGAAAGTTGAGGAgcatgaactgagttgcttcgatttgacctcaaagaaactcaatcttgttgcctatattggtaggactccagccaaccaataatcaagcaaaatagttgaaaatgagggagaatcgaagaagagaagtttgagaaaaatcaccttcgggtagaTTCAATTTGGtttgatcttgcttccaatttgccttgACTCAACTCGAATtgcttgcaggaagtgaaatggatcaatgaaaggcttgaattcttggagtttcaatcctaaaacagaaggagaattgaaactcgatttcaagtgaaatcttcaagtttatcctttaatggaggttagggaggcAATGGTTCATAGCTTGGGAAAGAGGGATCCCCATTATGATCATAATggtcatgtatttatagggttttgcattgcttttcacacacttgaatttttttccaaaattggaaatgttggtgcatgcttgcatgggcgtgtgataggcccatgagatgattGAAAAAGGTCCACATATGAGCATGAATCATGCTGAAAGCTTAACATGAGGCCATGTAATTGTACTTGAGAAATGATTATGTGATTCATCCAAATGGGACCATGAAAAGTAACCATTCGTAAGTTCCttaaatcttgtccaaatgaagtggtcttagactttttggaaatgtgacatcaaggggaacaactttgatgttgaacatgtttccatttggagcttgtatcatgatgaattttgaggtggaagttttagaaatcaaacatgattgaaaattttctgagtcccaagtcaaatgaccacttcttccacctttggaaaattgcttgttcaattgtaatggcccaaaatgacctataatgtttcctcttggaaaaTGCCCTTTCAAgtatgttttaacatttttaaaAGAATCAAAGTTATATAAcacatcttgaaattgatcatgaaacttggatgtccttcatatcataaaaattgagcaagttatggtccttgggagttgaccttctaactagggcacaaacaaaatgacctgtaatctttcaccataaaaaatgaatttccaagaaaaaatagctctttatgagatcatgaaagttgtttggaatgtcataatgagtaacttttctcttgtaattattttcatatgacaaacattgtagaAGATAGACTCTggggaaccctagttttgacaAGTTATCTTTCTCTGGTCAACATCCTTGAAATAACTTACAAACTTGAAGTTATGTTGATCTTTGGAAGTCTTGGAgtatcatatatgcataatatgatgtagAGTGAATTATACCTTTATATTTTTAACAATTGTTGAAGAAGCctgttgaggaagtcacacaagattcctagatgaattagggtttccaaggcaaacaagcttcaaactcttgatgaattcttgatcaaattgacaaatgtagaacatggggatccatatatgatgtttataatAAATATGAATCAATGTTGGATTGATTTCTTTGCATTGAGGGCCTCCAACCCTAGTTGTGAACTTGGTTAGGGATAGGTGGACACACACACATACCTACAAAGAAACAAAGACATacataaacatatttttggtatttttgttagtaaacaaaagaaaataaagtataatacaatcaaatgtgcttggtgatctctcgcaatccaaacccaatgaatgaggggtaaggaggatgccaaggtgtgatcccaaagccaatgcaaatgatgagatttcatgagggatcttagggtcaaaattggggtcttacagtaacCAGCCAAACCTATAAATTTTTTGATATCGATAACAGACTTCATAGTTTCCCATTGTAACACATCATTAACCTTCGACAGATCAACAACAATACCTCTGCTAGAAATTACATGACATAAGAAACTCAGTTCCTTCATCCATAACTCACTCTTTGATAACTTTGCATATAGATTCCTATCCTTTAAGGTTTGCAATACAATTCTCATATGTTCTACATGATCATCATCTAACATTTAAATATATCATAATAGCGTCGATGAATATAACCACAAACCAATATAGATACAGATTGAATATTTGATTCATGTACTTCATGAACACTCCAGGCGCGTTAGATACCCCAACTGACATCACATAATACTCATAATAATAGTACCTCGTTCTAAAAGCAGTCTTTGAAATATCTTATAGTTTCACTCAAATCTGATGATATCCTGACCTCAGATCAATCCTGCTGTAAACAAAAGttccaaccaactggtccatcaaatgatcaatcgtaaaaagtggatacttgttcttgatagtcactttattcagttgtctataatcaacacacaacctcatgctaccatcCTTTTTCATAACTAATAGCAACGACGCTCCCCACAATGAAACACTTGGTCATACAAACTTATTATCAAGCAACTCTTCCAACTACTTCTTCAGCTCACTCAGCTCTGAAGCGAACATCctataaggagccatcgataAATGACTAGAACCAGTTACTAAGTCTATCGAAAACTACACCTAGTGCTCTGGCGGTAAATCAATGATATCATATGGAAACACTTTGAAAGAATCACACACAAGTGGCACCTCTCCCATCACAACTTTATTATCGATTCCCAAAGCAACAAACATAGCACACACTTGCACCTCCTCTTTAAAAAATTCTCTTACTTTCTTAGCATATATAAACATCAACTCCATATCACCTCCCATCTCTGGAAACATCACGGTCATGGAAACACACTTGATAAGAACACGGTTAAACTCCAACCACTTTATTCCAAGGATAACATCAAGCTGACTCAACTGTAGATAAACTAAGTCCATCACAAAACTCTTACCATAAATAGTTAGAGGAAACTTCAAACAAACCAATGAAGTAGTTACTGGACCATTGGTTGAggtatcaataaccatacttcCAACCATATAAGACAACTTTAAATCCAACCTCTTAGCACAATCAAGTGAAATAAAAGAATATGTTGCACCCATGTCAATAATAGCAATTAGAGGGATACTATTGATAAAATGCGTACCTCGAATCAACTTGTCAGCCTAGTAGCCTCTATCCCTGACAATGTAGAAACTTTACCCCCAGACTGGGCCTTCTTCAGTTTCTGGAAATTAGTACTGATATGGCCTTGCTCCCCACAATTTTAGAAAGTCACAACATTACCCTTACAATCAGCAATGGGATGCTCTGTCTTCCCACACTTGTAACACTTCTTCTTAGCACTCGTGCACTCATTGGCATGATGACCTATCACACCACACCTATAACACTGGACCGAAGCAGATGATCATCCCCCACTTGGTTTCTTCTTAAATCTAGCTTTATGTTTCCCCTTGTCAGCAGTAGTCACATACGGTTTTCCTTGAAACTAACCATTCCCTTTATTTTCACTAATACCCTTGTAGTGAATAGATTTTTCACTTATTCGCAAGTATAGAAAAATGATAGATCTCCTGGTAACCAACAACCTGTTTGATCTCGAGATGCAACCCTCTCTCAAACTTGACGCATTTCGAACCTTCAACAGCAACACTATCATAATGTAGACAAAATTTCACATTAACTCAAACTACTTTGATTGTTGCAGAGTAGTTACATGCTAGATGTTGTTTGAGGAAACTTGACGCATTTCAAACCTTGCATTATACATACCTATCATATACTAGGGAACAATTATCATGCAAAAAACCTAGTCAGATAGACTGAACTGCTCAGATACCGCTATATAACACCCTAAACTCCAAAACTGATAAATAAAGAATTACTCGACAATTTAAGGTGTTACCAATGACAATCCTTCAAAAACACATAGATATTTTGAAAACACACAGCGGAAAAGTTAACAACATACAACATAtgtcatcgcatgctcaccttTACTTAGGGTATCATTGCAGTTGAATCATATTAAACATGGTAATAAAACATATTAACTTCAATTTGAATCTTATATGGATTCATATTTCACAAAATAACTCAACAAGAAATTCAATATCCAACTCTCAACAACTTTAAAAACATCTCAATATAACAACTattaaattttaataaaataagCATATTGACATCAACAAAATAACGAAAACATCGTTCGCCTCAATGTTACAGAATCAAAGCATGATGACTAATAATAAAAACGATAACTAATGAAAATATCTCCAAGATCTATTTCCCACTCACACCAACAACTTCTAATCCTGAttatctgcaagatgtccatgaTGGACAACATCAAAGCAAAGGGGGTGAGAATTCACATCAATAAATTCATGGTATAAACTGCAAGATAGAATTCAAACATCCACACAttcaacaacaatcaaacaatatCATTCTTACACCTAATCCATCAACATACACAACAATCACATATTCAtcatttattatgcaatgagactctcAGCTTTAATTAGACTCATATGAATGTGGTACCATATCATCATCAATTGGTTCACATATGATCCGGGTTCACCCTGCTCGAACTCTGAATCCACCCTGCTCAGATTTAGAACAAGTTACCAACCCACCCTGCTCAGATTTCAACTTTCCTCTTTCATCAACAACAACGACATAATGAATGCATGTCACAACACATCAATGCAACACAAACATAATATTTAAAGTCCCCTCCCGATAATAAACAAAACATATATTGACCCAACAATAATAGTTATCTTCCTGAACTATTATCCCACAATAACAAAATCATAATTTAACATGTAATTCATGCCCATACATCAACATATCATCTTCACAATTCACATAATTCATCATAACATCATAATCATGTATACACATCTTTATCATTAATCAACTGATTCATATATTCGATTAAGTTCATGTTTAATAATTAAGTCATATCAACCGTCACTTAAAATAGTAGCTAACAAGACATAACAGTGCCCAAAACATCCACAAAAGTCAAAAAATTGAAATCTACACTTTAACATCATCAAAACAAGCATATGCGTTCATTGCAGACCCATGGTGGGTTACCCGTCACAGTAGTGACGCCCATCACCAACCCAAAACATCCAGACCGTCATTCAACTGACGACCTTATTGAAACACAAGCATGAGAAGTATTATGGGTTACCCGTCACGGTATTGACGCCCATCAACACCCTGGAATTTGCAAAATTCGCTTCTGCTAAGGGAGTTCACTGCAGAACTCCATTTTCCTCATCCCAGTCATACCAATCCGATCCAAAATAACACATACATGTTATAACACATCCAAAATATATTAATTCAATAGTTTTAACACATATAATCTCTTAATCCCATATTATCATGTTTATACCAAAAGCTTCAAAATAACAATAATTGTGAACATTCATCCACAACTAAAAAACATAGTTTCATACATATCACAATGCACGAAATTAACATCAATAATAACATAAACATCAATTCAATCATTATAAAATCATAACTTTATGAAAACCCAAATAATCCTAATGGAGGTTAAGGACTTCTCAATTATACCCTTCAAGCATATATCCATTATTTAATCAATTCTCCCCCTTACTTGGTTTTCCTAGCAGCGGTGAAAATTCTAGTTTTAGTTGTTCTTCCCTTCTCTCCAAAGATATAACCTTCTATCTCCCTTGTGCCTCTAATCTCTTTTTCATGTACTGATAAAATCCCCTCAACCTGGGTTATCTCTTAACCTTATATGATTAGGGTAAtctaattaaaattataattCTCCCCTACTAAGAACTACTCTTACTCCTTCCTCCCTTCTATTTCTCTTAATTTATAATTTAAACCCAAACTCTCTAAAttcttattttaattaaataaactcatttaaaataatattattttaattttgaaaataatttcAATTGTTCTAAATAGACCCTACTAACCTCAACATACTCTATACACCCCCAACTGAAGGCCACATACTCCCATCCcccaaatcaattcaattatttaacataataatcaaattaaaacacaaataattcaattaaaataataattcaTAAATAGGGGTGTTACAACACTCATTCGACCAATCGATAATGCGTTAATTGGTTTTGACGGTTGTTGTTAAATTCCTCTTGTCAACTCCTTCACCCCAACTCTTTGACTCATAAGCAATATCATTGTTGCATGACCTAATGCTTTATTTGTCTTACTTTAATAAATCACTTCCATATCATCACCAATCATCCGCCCCATATTCACATGATGCTTTATGAGA is a window of Lathyrus oleraceus cultivar Zhongwan6 chromosome 6, CAAS_Psat_ZW6_1.0, whole genome shotgun sequence DNA encoding:
- the LOC127095958 gene encoding uncharacterized protein LOC127095958 → MGATYSFISLDCAKRLDLKLSYMVGSMVIDTSTNGPVTTSLVCLKFPLTIYGKSFVMDLVYLQLSQLDVILGIKWLEFNRVLIKCVSMTVMFPEMGGDMELMFIYAKKVREFFKEEVQVCAMFVALGIDNKVVMGEVPLVCDSFKVFPYDIIDLPPEH